One region of Candidatus Micrarchaeum acidiphilum ARMAN-2 genomic DNA includes:
- a CDS encoding aminotransferase class V, protein MSPETMSTVVNYLKLERKVGAYRAARESKKEMEAFYERAVRTVAGSDPSQIAFADSASRAWNMALYGMKFEKGDRIVTLSSEFGTNLLSLFYRASQVGASVVVIRADETGGFDINDLAKEVEKGARVVAISHAAAQSSIVNPVKQIGQIAKRNGALYVVDGCQAVGQIPVDVKSIRCDAYTATGRKWLRGPRGTGFLYVNPSSQLKAEQIDLSAADFVLNNKTRAAGVKVRKDARQFELWERSVAGMLGLSSAMDEFLKKKVSSINRRISAYANRIRKEVSANDNLNLLGQAKSESGVVGFYARDARKEKLLLEKFEKEGIEISIMHDWDCPLYFPRTGVTSIFRLSPHYYTPESSIDAACEVISKA, encoded by the coding sequence ATGAGTCCAGAAACTATGAGCACCGTTGTCAATTATCTAAAACTAGAAAGAAAAGTTGGTGCTTATCGAGCCGCACGGGAGTCGAAGAAGGAGATGGAAGCATTCTATGAAAGAGCCGTGCGAACAGTCGCCGGTTCAGACCCCAGCCAGATCGCGTTTGCCGACAGCGCAAGCCGTGCTTGGAACATGGCGCTTTACGGGATGAAATTTGAGAAGGGCGATCGCATTGTAACGCTATCAAGCGAGTTCGGAACAAATTTGCTATCCCTATTTTATCGCGCCAGCCAAGTTGGGGCTTCCGTAGTGGTCATCCGGGCAGACGAAACGGGAGGGTTTGACATCAACGATCTGGCCAAAGAAGTGGAAAAGGGCGCACGCGTCGTTGCAATCAGCCACGCTGCAGCTCAAAGTTCCATAGTCAACCCGGTGAAACAGATTGGACAAATCGCAAAACGGAACGGTGCGCTTTATGTGGTTGACGGCTGCCAGGCCGTTGGGCAGATTCCCGTAGATGTCAAATCGATTAGGTGCGACGCGTACACGGCAACGGGGCGCAAGTGGCTGCGCGGGCCGCGAGGAACAGGATTCCTATATGTCAATCCCTCCTCGCAGCTAAAGGCCGAGCAGATAGATCTGTCCGCCGCGGATTTTGTCCTAAATAATAAGACAAGGGCAGCGGGCGTAAAAGTGCGCAAAGACGCCAGGCAATTCGAACTCTGGGAGCGAAGCGTAGCCGGGATGCTGGGACTATCCTCTGCAATGGACGAATTTCTTAAGAAGAAAGTCAGCAGCATCAACAGGCGCATAAGTGCTTACGCAAACAGGATAAGAAAAGAGGTTTCGGCGAATGATAATCTCAACTTGCTGGGACAGGCCAAGTCTGAATCAGGAGTGGTAGGATTTTATGCCAGGGATGCCAGAAAGGAAAAACTTCTCCTAGAGAAATTCGAAAAAGAAGGCATAGAGATCTCAATAATGCATGACTGGGATTGTCCTCTCTATTTTCCCAGAACTGGGGTAACATCTATATTTAGGCTGTCCCCGCATTACTACACGCCAGAATCAAGCATAGACGCCGCCTGCGAAGTCATTTCCAAGGCGTAG